One stretch of Macrotis lagotis isolate mMagLag1 chromosome 7, bilby.v1.9.chrom.fasta, whole genome shotgun sequence DNA includes these proteins:
- the LOC141493704 gene encoding large ribosomal subunit protein eL43-like, translating to MAKRTKKVGIVGKYGTLYGASLRKMVKKIEISQNAKYTCSFCGKTKMKRRAVGIRHCGSCMKTVAGGAWTYNTTSAVTVKSAIRRLKELKDQ from the coding sequence ATGGCTAAACGTACAAAGAAGGTTGGGATTGTTGGTAAATATGGAACACTTTATGGTGCATCCCTCAGgaaaatggtgaaaaaaattgaaattagccAGAATGCCAAGTATACCTGCTCCTTCTGTGGCAAGACCAAAATGAAGAGACGGGCCGTGGGTATCCGGCATTGTGGATCCTGTATGAAAACAGTAGCTGGTGGTGCGTGGACATACAATACCACCTCTGCAGTCACAGTCAAATCTGCCATCAGAAGACTGAAGGAATTGAAAGACCAGTAA